DNA sequence from the Patescibacteria group bacterium genome:
AAAAGTCGTCGCCGGAAATATCATCCTGCGCCAAAAAGGCATGAAATATGAGCCGGGAACGAATGTCTACGCCGGCAAAGATTTTTCCCTGCACGCGACGATTGACGGTCA
Encoded proteins:
- a CDS encoding 50S ribosomal protein L27, with product KVVAGNIILRQKGMKYEPGTNVYAGKDFSLHATIDGQVKFSEKRILKFNGQKKRKTIVAVAAVK